The genomic segment AGGAGACCGGCATCAAGCAGCAGGAGGAGACGTTCACCGCCGGCCTGCTGCACGACATCGGCAAGCTGATCATGAAGAAGTACTTCACGGAGGATTTCGACGAGGTCTGCAACCACGCGCTGAACCACGGCCAGAGCTGGATCGCCACCGAATCCGAGCTGCTCAGCGTCGACCACACCAACGTCGCCAAGGCGGTGCTGCGCAGCTGGAACTTCCCGGCGAACCTGGTCGAGTCGGTCCAGTGCCACCACAGCCTGAGCTCCGGCACCTCCTACCCCGGCCTGGTGGCCCTGGTGAACGTGTCGGACCACCTCTCCTACCTGCTCGGCATGGGCGCGCCGGCGAGCCTCGCGGCCGCCGACGTCGATCCCTGGGCGCTGAGCGAGCTGAACATCACGCTGGAGAGGGCGATGCGGCTGCAGGACAAGTTCCTCGAGGAGACCAACCAGTCGCTGGAGATCATGCAGATCATCCAGTAGGGACGCGGCGATCGCGAAAGCCCCGGTCCGGCTCGCGCCGGGCCGGGGCTTTCCACGTCCGGGAACAGATCAATCGACGGCGTCTTCGGGGAGCGGGGCCGTCAGCTCCGGCGCCTGCGGCAGCCGCAGCGCCTTCTCGATGGGCGGGATCTCGGGCAGACCCTCGCCGACGGCCGCGCCGAGCTGCTCGAAGCGGCGAGCCTGCGGCAGGACGTTGCGCTCCAGCGAACCCAGGAACTTGTTGTAGCTGTCGACCGAGCGGTCGAGGTGCTGGCCGTGCCTCGCGAGGTGCTCGGCCATCGTGCGCAGCCGCCCGTAGAGGTCGCGGCCCAGCACGCTGATCTCGAGCGCGCTCTCGGTCAGCTTCTGCTGGTTCCAGCCGTAGGCCACGGCGCGCAGCAGCGCGATCAGCGTGGTGGGCGAGGCGGGGATGACCTTCTCGTTGACGCCCTTCTCGATGAGCGACGGGTCCTGGGCCAGGGCCTGGCCGAAGATGTTCTCCCCCGGCAGGAACATCACCACGAACTCGGGCGACGGCGCGAACTGGCTCCAGTAGTTCTTGAGCCCGAGCTTGCGCATGTGGTCCTGGATGTGGCGGGCGTGATCGGCGAGCAGCGCGCGCCGGCGGTCCTCGTCCACGGCCTCGACGGCCGCGAGGTAGGCGTCCAGGGGCGCCTTCGCGTCGACCACGACCTGCTGCCCGCCGGGCAGGCGCACGATCATGTCGGGCCGCAGCCGGCCGTCCTCGCCCTCGACCGAGGCCTGCTCCACGAAATCCACGTAGTCCAGCATGCCCGCCATCTCGACGACCTTGCGCAGCTGCAGCTCGCCCCAACGGCCGCGCACCTCG from the bacterium genome contains:
- a CDS encoding HDOD domain-containing protein, whose amino-acid sequence is MSTATLSLKTIHPRDLKLVVKEVPTLPIVYQQLFSKMSDPQVSVPQLAEIVSRDQALTTKILKLVNSAFYGYKQEINTISRAMVILGFRTVRNAALAISVFDYVAGMEEDSRFPIEDFWKHSLCTATICKILGQETGIKQQEETFTAGLLHDIGKLIMKKYFTEDFDEVCNHALNHGQSWIATESELLSVDHTNVAKAVLRSWNFPANLVESVQCHHSLSSGTSYPGLVALVNVSDHLSYLLGMGAPASLAAADVDPWALSELNITLERAMRLQDKFLEETNQSLEIMQIIQ
- a CDS encoding DNA recombination protein RmuC; translated protein: MDALLAALAGLLAGGVLVHLLARAREATLREKAARLEDELARRDRDGGAQRDAFLAVAADALRLNNESFLQLARPELEKVVARAAGELAQRQQAVEGLVKPIGDTLAKVTLEITQLEKQRAATHADLVRLIGTVNDDQRALKSETSNLVQALRRPEVRGRWGELQLRKVVEMAGMLDYVDFVEQASVEGEDGRLRPDMIVRLPGGQQVVVDAKAPLDAYLAAVEAVDEDRRRALLADHARHIQDHMRKLGLKNYWSQFAPSPEFVVMFLPGENIFGQALAQDPSLIEKGVNEKVIPASPTTLIALLRAVAYGWNQQKLTESALEISVLGRDLYGRLRTMAEHLARHGQHLDRSVDSYNKFLGSLERNVLPQARRFEQLGAAVGEGLPEIPPIEKALRLPQAPELTAPLPEDAVD